One window from the genome of Pungitius pungitius chromosome 14, fPunPun2.1, whole genome shotgun sequence encodes:
- the LOC119227693 gene encoding antimicrobial peptide NK-lysin-like produces the protein METSSVLLVCILATCSVWTVYGRSLEVDFDDQKLVEVEISVNQGKLPGVCWACKWALNKVKKIIGRNATAESLTTKLKSVCKEIGFLKSLCKIFVKKHLAELVEELTTTDDVRTICVNTGACAPKELVDILFYQREDEPASDMNEYP, from the exons ATGGAAACCTCTTCAGTCCTCCTCGTGTGCATTCTGGCGACATGTTCAG TCTGGACGGTGTACGGCAGAAGCCTCGAGGTCGACTTTGACGATCAGAAGCTGGTGGAGGTAGAGATCTCTGTGAATCAGGGCAAG CTTCCAGGCGTGTGCTGGGCGTGCAAGTGGGCTTTAAACAAGGTGAAGAAAATCATTGGACGTAATGCCACGGCGGAG AGCCTGACAACGAAGTTGAAGTCCGTTTGCAAAGAAATTGGCTTCTTAAAATCCCTATGCAAAATATTTGTGAAGAAGCACCTCGCAGAACTAGTTGAGGAGCTCACTACCACGGACGATGTGAGGACGATCTGTGTCAATACGGGAGCCTGCGC GCCAAAGGAGTTGGTGGACATTCTCTTTTATCAAAGGGAGGACGAGCCAGCAAGTGACATGAATGAATATCCCTGA
- the tonsl gene encoding tonsoku-like protein, protein MSSSREIKQLQKAKSKAQSSNNLREEANICNLLGELLARSGDYGAAIREHQQELSLSEVLNDVIGRAVAHRKIGECCAEMGNIEAALKHQRCHLDLARSVGDHAEEQRALATIGRTYLFRYESDQSRNSLNQAEEAFKKSLCIVDDRLEGTVPQREISEMKARLFLNLGLVCDHLGEQKRCSEFIRRSVFIAEKINLLEDLYRANFNLGNIYFRHGQWSKAVRCLEQAKECARKIKDKFSESECFHCIGKVHLSLGDFVAARRSLKKAVHLGSQQPQDRQTVKRAFKNADLGCKLEEQLGEDPGKSLGSHHAVGLAEQLGDLYCKVGCYSKALDAYQAQLKGAEALGKPARELAVIHVSLAATYTDLRQHSKAVEHYREELALRQGSPTEECGTWLNIAAAQEESGCSFEEIESSYSAASDCVQKSGQSGLQKRALRLWLAAQRRHGSSQMDDTAARLQELCAAEGWSPDGSDGEDDEEEETDNSEPLDDSDVVLSDSDDDLEGYDKMVSGRRKAGRWNKRNEKGETTLHRACIDGNLKQVQYLVEQGHPVNPRDYCGWTPLHEACNHGHYDVVSVLLHYGANINDPGGPSCEGVTPLHDALCCGNLTVARLLVERGASVTQRNSKGDTAMDTLRKWQRTYSRELDQDTKQECVTTETLLRKALAGGVPAAPTPAKAFDALQDSQLFDAEMSEPLRPSETGCPSSQDRPRTSRSAEVKVARGSPTRWKSNGSAKRHKARGTEAAVLYGHHSSSSEDSDCPVSPLHAVRLRHSFPAAPSQKEAPAHRETNALPDSGRESLREAPGPSVFAREEYHSAIRGLGSAKTLLQGLSQPQFSGTAAVSSSSKSALVPEEEYVADDWLEDDLGEIQPKKKRRLGADQSEMRREDAAVSSSARGQNRLFNSDTASRIASSSSRSLSVKKNSSQRPQQVKMTQMPGMLRLGRREVNRSHSPTVTDDEDVRPETPPPPQILLQPPAQCVAASMQRSLLPPIRMRVRVQEDVFLIPVPQREADSCTVSWLCEQAAQRYYQKCGLLPRLSLQKEGALLSPHDPLLAVLHTNEEVLAEVSSWDLPPLPERYKKACSSLAVDENKRVTRLCEVQDGSSSVSVCGLSLAASSLTPLLRALKLQASLTELRISGNRLHDDLLPELVATTVTMPRLRLLDISANAITGEGLEKAMDALKGQSHPAFPCLEELDLSMNQLGDGVSESLSCLLSCCPLLAKLSLQACGLTARFLQQHRLLLANALTGTGHLKSVCLSHNALGSTGFELVLKTLPLHCLTHLDLSAVCRGPADYPALEHLTKILSQDECSLTHLSLASNGLTDSSVAALARLLPSCPSLVSLNLSGNPSVTSAALHNILISLREARRPLTLLNLQGCEMSGPWDGAGLAGLSELVQDLRLCSQGLNKLDREAFKQSWEASRPRGRLVDRNSKCLLSADASL, encoded by the exons ATGAGCTCTTCACGGGAGATTAAAC agctgcagaaagCAAAGAGCAAAGCGCAGAGCAGCAACAATTTACGAGAGGAAGCAAACATCTGCAATCTGCTGGGAGAACTGCTGGCCAGAAGTG GTGATTATGGTGCTGCCATAAGGGAGCACCAGCAGGAGCTGTCTCTCTCCGAGGTGCTCAACGATGTGATCGGACGAGCCGTGGCCCATCGCAAGATCGGAGAATGCTGTGCGGAGATGGGAAACATTGAGGCTGCTCTGAAA caccAGCGATGTCACCTGGACCTGGCTCGCTCAGTCGGAGATCACGCCGAGGAGCAAAGGGCGCTGGCCACCATTGGGAGAACCTACCTCTTCCGTTATGAATCGGACCAATCGAGGAACAGTCTGAATCAAGCGGAGGAAGCCTTCAAAAAGAGCCTGTGCATCGTGGATGATCGTCTTGAAG gGACTGTGCCGCAGCGAGAGATTAGTGAGATGAAGGCACGCCTCTTCCTCAATCTTGGACTGGTCTGTGATCACCTGGGGGAGCAAAAACGTTGCAGCGAGTTCATCAGACGAAGTGTCTTCATTGCAGA AAAAATTAATCTGCTGGAGGATCTCTACCGTGCAAACTTTAACCTGGGCAACATTTACTTCCGTCACGGTCAGTGGTCGAAAGCCGTGCGCTGCCTTGAACAGGCCAAAGAGTGCGCAAGGAAGATCAAAGACAAGTTCAGCGAGAGCGAGTGCTTTCACTGCATCGGCAAG GTGCACCTGTCTTTGGGTGATTTTGTGGCAGCTAGACGATCTCTGAAGAAAGCGGTCCATCTGGGTTCCCAGCAGCCACAAGACCGTCAGACAGTGAAGCGGGCTTTCAAAAACG CGGATCTGGGTTGCAaattggaggagcagctgggggAGGATCCGGGGAAAAGTCTTGGCTCCCATCACGCCGTGGGGCTGGCGGAGCAGCTGGGGGACCTTTACTGCAAGGTCGGCTGCTACAGCAAAGCTCTGGATGCATATCAAGCTcag CTGAAGGGCGCCGAGGCGTTGGGGAAGCCTGCGAGGGAGCTGGCTGTCATCCATGTGTCCCTGGCTGCGACCTACACAGACCTGAGGCAGCACAGCAAGGCAGTGGAGCACTACAGGGAGGAGCTGGCCTTGCGACAGGGCAGCCCCACTGAG GAGTGCGGTACCTGGCTGAACATCGCAGCAGCTCAGGAAGAGAGTGGCTGCTCCTTTGAGGAAATCGAGAGCAGCTACAGCGCGGCCTCAGACTGCGTTCAGAAGTCCGGACAAAGCGGACTTCAG AAACGCGCGCTGAGGCTCTGGCTGGCCGCGCAGAGACGACACGGCTCCTCCCAGATGGATGACACGGCGGCGAGGCTGCAGGAGCTGTGTGCAGCCGAGGGCTGGAGTCCAGATGGAAGTGATGGTgaggacgacgaagaggaggagacggacaaCAGTGAACCTCTGGACGACAGTGATGTCGTTCTCTCGGACTCAG ACGATGATTTGGAAGGTTATGACAAGATGGTGTCAGGAAGGAGGAAGGCCGGAAGG TGGAACAAGAGGAACGAGAAGGGCGAGACAACTCTGCACAGAGCTTGTATAGACGGAAACCTGAAGCAGGTCCAGTATCTGGTGGAacaa GGTCACCCAGTGAACCCCAGAGATTATTGTGGCTGGACACCTCTTCATGAGGCTTGCAACCATGGTCACTATG ACGTTGTGTCGGTGCTTCTGCATTACGGCGCTAACATTAACGATCCCGGAGGACCCTCATGTGAGGGGGTGACGCCTCTGCACGACGCCCTGTGCTGTGGGAATTTGACAGTTGCAAGACTCTTGGTGGAGCGAGGGGCTTCTGTCACCCAACGCAActctaag ggggaCACGGCCATGGACACCCTGCGTAAGTGGCAGCGGACATACAGCAGGGAGTTGGACCAGGACACCAAGCAGGAGTGCGTCACTACAGAGACCCTGCTAAGGAAGGCTCTTGCAGGGGGAG TACCCGCCGCTCCGACCCCAGCCAAGGCGTTTGATGCGCTGCAGGACAGCCAGCTGTTTGATGCTGAGATGTCGGAGCCACTGCGGCCCTCTGAAACGGGTTGTCCCTCCAGCCAAGACCGGCCCCGGACCAGCAGGAGCGCAGAGGTGAAGGTAGCGCGTGGCAGCCCGACGCGGTGGAAGAGCAACGGCTCTGCGAAGCGGCACAAAGCCAGAGGAACCGAGGCTGCTGTCCTGTACGGG CATCACAGCAGCTCCTCAGAAGACAGCGACTGCCCGGTGAGTCCTCTCCATGCCGTCCGCCTTCGACACAGCTTCCCAGCAGCCCCGAGTCAAAAGGAAGCCCCAGCACACCGGGAAACCAACGCGCTCCCCGACTCCGGTCGAGAAAGTCTCCGGGAGGCACCCGGCCCGTCTGTGTTTGCACGAGAGGAGTATCACAGTGCCATTCGAGGCTTAGGCAGCGCCAAGACTCTTCTCCAGGGTCTGTCCCAGCCCCAGTTCTCCGGCACAGCAGCTGTTTCATCCAGCAGCAAATCAGCCCTGGTTCCCGAGGAGGAGTATGTGGCTGATGACTGGCTGGAGGACGATTTGGGGGAAATCCAGCCGAAGAAAAAGAGGCGTCTTGGAGCGGATCAGAGTGAGATGAGACGGGAGGACGCTGCCGTATCCTCATCAGCAAGAGGCCAAAACAGGCTCTTCAACTCTGACACAGCCAGCAGAA TTGCTTCATCGTCCAGCAGGAGTCTCTCTGTGAAAAAGAACAGCTCTCAGAGGCCTCAACAGGTGAAAATGACTCAGATGCCGGGGATGCTCAGGTTGGGCAGACGAGAGGTCAACAGGTCACACAGCCCAACAGTTACAGACGACGAGGACGTAAGGCCGgaaactccaccccccccacaaataCTCCTGCAG CCTCCAGCTCAATGTGTTGCTGCTTCCATGCAGCGATCACTGCTTCCACCAATCAGAATGAGGGTCAGAGTTCAGGAAGATGTTTTCCTCATTCCAGTTCCACAAAG GGAGGCCGACTCCTGCACGGTGTCGTGGCTGTGCGAGCAGGCCGCTCAGCGCTATTACCAGAAATGTGGCCTCCTGCCTCGCCTCTCACTGCAAAAGGAAGGCGCTCTGCTCTCCCCGCACGACCCGCTGCTGGCTGTCCTACACACCAATGAAGAG GTTCTGGCGGAAGTTTCCTCCTGGGATCTGCCTCCTCTCCCCGAGCGCTATAAGAAAGCGTGTAGCAGCCTGGCAGTGG ATGAGAACAAGCGTGTGACCCGGCTGTGTGAGGTGCAGGACGGGAGCTCCTCCGTGTCGGTTTGCGGCCTCAGCTTGGCGGCCTCCTCCCTCACCCCGCTCCTCCGTGCCCTCAAACTGCAGGCCAGCCTCACCGAGCTGCGTATTTCCGGCAACCGTCTCCACGACGACCTCCTCCCCGAGCTGGTCGCCACTACCGTAACCATGCCCCGGCTTCGCCTGTTGGACATTTCTGCCAATGCCATCACAGGGGAAGGGCTGGAGAAGGCAATGGACGCTTTAAAGGGACAGAGTCATCCTGCGTTCCCG tgcctggaggagctggacctcAGCATGAACCAGCTGGGGGACGGTGTGTCCGAGAGTCTGTCCTGTCTGCTGTCCTGCTGCCCTCTGTTAGCCAAGCTGTCTCTGCAGGCCTGTGGCCTCACCGCTCGCTTCCTGCAGCAGCATCGCCTGCTGCTGGCCAACGCTCTGACGG GAACCGGCCATCTGAAATCAGTGTGtctatcccacaatgcactgggcTCCACTGGCTTTGAGCTGGTGTTAAAGACTCTGCCGCtccactgtctcacacacctGGACCTGTCGGCTGTCTGCAGGGGTCCGGCAGACTACCCGGCGCTGGAGCACCTCACCAAAATCCTGTCCCAG GATGAGTGTTCGCTGACCCACCTGAGTCTGGCATCTAACGGGTTGACGGACAGCAGCGTAGCCGCCTTGGCCAG GTTGCTGCCGTCGTGTCCGAGTCTTGTGAGTCTGAACCTGTCGGGTAATCCGTCTGTCACTTCGGCCGCGCTTCACAACATCCTGATCTCACTCAGAGAGGCCCGTCGACCTCTGACCCTTCTCAACCTTCAAG GTTGTGAGATGTCTGGCCCCTGGGACGGTGCAGGTCTGGCTGGCTTGTCAGAGCTGGTGCAAGATCTCCGTCTTTGCTCTCAGGGACTGAACAAACTGGACCGGGAGGCGTTCAAGCAGAGCTGGGAAGCGAGTCGGCCTCGTGGACGCCTCGTTGACCGAAACAGCAAGTGTCTGCTCTCCGCTGACGCCTCTTTGTGA